A single region of the Syngnathoides biaculeatus isolate LvHL_M chromosome 17, ASM1980259v1, whole genome shotgun sequence genome encodes:
- the shroom3 gene encoding protein Shroom3 isoform X2: protein MSGSFPGMDDGRAGLQKVAGGGRGGGWTLVEAQLQGGAPWGFTLQGGLEHGEPLVISKVEEGGKADSLECPLQVGDEIIIINDIELTGYRQEAIALVKGSYKTLQITVRREFDAGYGEEFGSPPPSYLPPFSAPSPPPLSCTSPQPHQQQQKQTTRRCRPCSTGGVQLRIKNRKLRKKQKKAALGRSEGALCRSPSEASVNNLASGLISRVLRFTSRRSEPVSRPHSWHSTKVGEGQQESDQEGMDTMSSAWHHNYHASASTTDLSGGFESDGGYLRKSPDQYSSRGSMESLDPPQSAHFQHHHTLGHHSHSGPHHAYSSCQQLSSSRSSNSIDHLNSKRDSAYSSFSTSSSIPEYLASAPTFSPERSYSLEAVPQREGSGGMQQADMRYIRTVYSAQQGLSQEQELSSPSALSSRNGDSRSGEGVKGAQSRDPPGGVCYRGSSSGGNSNSALAANRHSVGPIWAPGTSQSSYENLKGAPAPPRRSDSYAAIKNHERPNSWSSVEQPRAINRSLQKGSYHHSSGPVASSSAKGSCITEGQLHTVIEKSPESSPTTKPRQGFPPPGSPSGPSTNLSSPVPPSGCLILPTGMYPVPQPEPQYAQIPSSSPMSLSLGLYPALANNSNRQQQQGLQNSRGQEEEATEQWRDVKVTSVEKGHQMNISSPYPNSLVPIVATMPCRTHESDRNQQEDKNCRHNRPFPTEGRSETQAGASMFHRQQGPQSHSPHHLHLHSNQGAYNQMLQEQDFRSLQIPSTPAHGPTGQPEGLIRRSMDQSNVHPEAMSYSRVAQGQVLPSHSLVHPQHSPSSSSSSTSSSTLASLRHHSDSAALHYHHLEQKEHNRDKEHPLTRLENALVEVQRCTSPNTDVSPSSHDNNTVGEGIQGPTRSLSVLERVSRFEHCDRAGKQRSYSINHGQHKNALSRVTDNAHGSACGAEDLRSMLERSTSKAHRTMSYRGGSINYKKDRTAPDPSSALERSLSSLQLDGSREENERKTSRKPDVQEILQETSFHRSYRNSLKDAQSKVLRSTSLRHNFSPVRPSRVASSSNSSSPHQPLPSLGNHPTSEKKGPKTMPKPMSIVISVPATSPHTPKERHVVSPEIRGPSPPALPSVPPVGPPTLLRICGRRRLTADQKKRSYSEPDSMNEIGISDPETSGLFKLGGETSVADRRKMFELGFANNAISRPDLRQLQQVAVAQYVQRKRSEKKDEGRERSGPRRLSAYLQSEKNYHSDSLSLSSTSSLLSVQDSGLDRSLYSNERRHYSSPGPDMQSIQSNLYSPGRVTTPRPPLHLPSRENSPPERHTTSTHHPSNYIQESVSNKGSPIPPKDSQEPQQNWVAPKQTSGSLAMVGSILGSGKSASVEELLERSEERLPNHARSRSSPTLERLNKVSLSDQVKMFDAYVSDPERCAKTEDSVGENKPTEGLTSPQMSLNNPQNTQPADAPPAFSHSPVPLRDRQRQRNSERQRAHSMSSLAASVGLPCPLSSACGSQDRGGIEWQSSQGLSQADLDNITFPASPRSILAENAGSTKGGAVSLDGHLDSFVVEKPTRHSLSDACVLEDITKEAHRERLFSLERRGGPCEENKQVSSVTTSTRDKEHNENIELRPLATSTGLFRDDLDEVFLLNPPSTSPSLSIKETNINEDFPLPPQPLLELDQKNSAQIAGSLSSLLPSSKPRSSTLTSTTSSLESPQFDNTLNLEYQPLLRREKTMEEMQVEMLAKQLVMQDRSLTTILGTWQGKSPVELVEEIFQNSRLGAKVPWHAIGSPLNDRVEDGVKTEVNCRTEMEEEKDLNSRKAELCEALRSSLVVMHQEKEALCEEMRCHQALGTSIDSLVYKLCKINERDKYSMFIGDLEKIVNLLLSLCNRLSRVDKSLIALQQEELQKKDASQERDSLNHKRSQLLSQTEDACELKENLDRRQRVVQAILRGYLTEPQLQDYRQFVSTKPSLLIRQRDLDDLIRQREEQLTRLAETLPPELAAAQDWLRGSLRLSSSPISCSSPFPQLLSSSLIPGHAHTARSTTVTSL, encoded by the exons GAAGCTCCggaagaagcagaagaaagCGGCACTGGGCCGGTCCGAGGGGGCGCTTTGTCGCTCACCGTCGGAGGCCAGCGTCAACAACCTGGCGAGTGGCCTCATTTCCAGAGTCCTCAGATTCACATCCAG ACGCAGTGAGCCGGTATCTCGTCCTCACTCGTGGCATTCAACAAAAGTGGGTGAAGGTCAGCAGGAGTCAGATCAGGAAGGGATGGACACCATGAGCAGTGCCTGGCATCACAATTACCATGCAAG TGCCTCCACCACTGACCTCTCAGGCGGGTTTGAGTCGGATGGCGGCTACTTGAGGAAGAGTCCTGACCAGTACAGCTCAAGAGGCAGCATGGAGAGCCTGGATCCTCCTCAGTCTGCGCACTTCCAGCATCACCACACACTGGGCCATCACTCCCACAGTGGGCCTCACCATGCCTATTCCTCCTGCCAACAGCTATCCTCTTCCAG GTCCTCCAACAGCATTGACCACCTCAACAGCAAGCGAGACTCTGCATACTCCTCCTTCTCCACCAGCTCCAGCATCCCAGAGTACCTTGCTTCTGCTCCGACATTCAGTCCCGAGCGCTCCTATTCACTGGAGGCTGTGCCCCAAAGAGAAGGAAGTGGTGGAATGCAACAAGCTGACATGCGTTACATCCGGACAGTTTACAGTGCCCAGCAGGGGCTCTCTCAGGAGCAGGAATTGAGCTCTCCGTCAGCTTTATCATCACGTAACGGTGATTCTAGAAGTGGAGAAGGAGTGAAAGGAGCGCAAAGCAGAGATCCACCAG GTGGAGTCTGTTACCGTGGCAGCAGCAGCGGAGGTAATAGCAATAGTGCGCTGGCTGCAAACAGGCACAGTGTTGGTCCTATTTGGGCTCCTGGAACCAGTCAGAGCTCTTATGAGAACCTGAAGGGGGCACCTGCTCCACCGCGACGCAGCGACAGCTATGCAGCCATCAAAAACCATGAGAGGCCCAACTCTTGGTCCAGTGTGGAGCAGCCCCGGGCAATTAACAG ATCTCTGCAGAAGGGTTCCTATCATCACTCCAGTGGACCAGTTGCCTCAAGTTCAG CTAAAGGCTCATGCATCACTGAGGGACAGCTCCACACGGTCATAGAAAAGAGTCCAGAGAGCAGCCCCACCACAAAACCCCGACAGGGTTTTCCCCCACCTGGTTCGCCTTCTGGACCTTCCACAAACCTCTCAAGCCCAGTTCCCCCGTCAGGCTGCCTGATTCTGCCCACAGGAATGTACCCTGTACCCCAACCGGAGCCCCAGTATGCACAGATACCCAGTTCAAGTCCCATGTCACTCTCCTTGGGACTCTATCCTGCACTGGCTAACAACAGCAACCGGCAGCAGCAGCAAGGCCTGCAGAATTCCAGAGGACAAGAGGAGGAAGCAACTGAGCAATGGAGAGATGTAAAAGTGACATCTGTCGAAAAAGGTCATCAAATGAACATTTCATCACCATACCCCAACTCACTTGTTCCAATAGTTGCCACAATGCCGTGCAGAACACATGAGTCAGACAG GAATCAACAAGAGGATAAGAATTGTAGACACAACAGACCCTTTCCTACTGAAGGGAGATCCGAGACGCAAGCAGGGGCCAGTATGTTTCACCGGCAACAGGGGCCTCAGTCTCACAGCCCCCATCACCTTCATTTGCATTCTAACCAAGGAGCCTACAACCAAATGTTACAAGAACAAGATTTTCGAAGTCTCCAAATCCCGTCAACTCCAGCTCATGGGCCAACGGGACAGCCTGAGGGCCTAATTAGAAG ATCAATGGACCAATCCAATGTTCATCCTGAGGCAATGTCATATTCTCGAGTTGCCCAGGGACAAGTGCTACCTTCTCATTCACTAGTTCACCCTCAGCACTCcccctcgtcgtcgtcctcctccacctcctcttccACTCTGGCCTCTCTCCGTCACCACAGTGACTCAGCAGCACTTCATTACCATCACTTGGAGCAGAAAGAGCACAACAGAGACAAAGAACACCCGCTGACCCGTCTAGAGAATGCCCTTGTAGAGGTGCAGCGTTGTACCAGCCCCAACACTGATGTCTCTCCCAGTAGTCATGACAACAATACAGTGGGTGAGGGCATCCAGGGACCCACCCGTAGTCTCTCAGTCCTAGAGAGGGTCAGTCGCTTTGAGCATTGTGACAGAGCAGGAAAGCAACGTAGTTACAGCATCAATCACGGTCAACACAAAAACGCTTTATCTAgg GTGACGGACAATGCCCATGGTTCCGCCTGTGGAGCAGAAGACCTCAGAAGCATGCTAGAAAGAAGCACCAGCAAAGCCCATAGAACTATGAGCTATAGAGGAGGCAGCATCAACTACAAGAAAGACAG gacTGCACCTGATCCTAGTTCAGCCCTGGAGAGAAGCCTCAGCAGCCTCCAGCTGGATGGATCcagggaagaaaatgaaagaaagaccTCTCGGAAACCAGATGTCCAGGAAATTTTGCAGGAAACGTCCTTCCACAG ATCTTACAGGAATTCATTGAAAGATGCACAGTCCAAGGTCCTACGTTCCACCTCCTTGAGACACAATTTCTCACCCGTTCGTCCCTCTCGTGTAGCTTCTTCTTCCAATTCCTCCTCACCACATCAGCCTTTGCCTTCCCTGGGCAACCACCCCACCTCGGAGAAGAAAGGCCCTAAAACAATGCCCAAACCAATGAGCATTGTTATCTCTGTCCCAGCCACATCCCCTCACACTCCAAAGGAGCGGCATGTAGTCAGCCCAGAGATACGAGGCCCAAGTCCCCCGGCTTTGCCCAGCGTCCCACCAGTTGGACCTCCTACTCTGTTGCGAATCTGCGGACGCAGACGTCTGACTGCAGACCAGAAGAAACGTTCCTATTCTGAGCCAGACAGCATGAATGAAATTGGGATTTCAGATCCGGAGACATCTGGTCTCTTCAAACTTGGAGGAG AGACCAGTGTGGCTGACCGTCGGAAGATGTTTGAACTTGGCTTTGCCAACAACGCCATATCAAGGCCTGATTTGCGCCAGCTTCAGCAAGTTGCTGTGGCTCAgtatgtgcagaggaagagaagtgaaaaaaaagatgagggaaGAGAAAGAAGTGGCCCTAGGCGTCTCAGCGCTTATCTACAGTCGGAAAAAAACTACCATTCAG ACAGCCTCAGCCTCTCCTCTACCTCCAGCCTGCTTTCTGTCCAAGACTCTGGGCTGGATCGCAGCCTTTACTCGAATGAGAGGCGTCACTACTCTTCTCCTGGACCTGACATGCAAAGTATTCAGTCTAACTTGTACTCCCCAGGCAGAGTGACCACTCCAAGGCCTCCGTTACACCTACCATCACG TGAGAATTCCCCACCAGAACGCCACACCACCAGCACCCACCACCCTTCTAATTACATTCAGGAGTCAGTCTCCAATAAAGGGAGTCCAATTCCACCAAAAGATTCACAAGAGCCTCAACAGAACTGGGTTGCGCCCAAGCAGACAAGCGGGTCTTTGGCAATGGTTGGGTCGATCCTGGGCTCCGGCAAATCCGCCTCCGTTGAAGAGCTTTTGGAGCGATCAGAGGAAAGGCTTCCAAACCACGCCCGCTCTCGGTCTTCCCCTACTCTGGAGAGACTGAATAAG gTCTCGCTATCAGATCAGGTGAAGATGTTTGATGCCTACGTGTCTGATCCTGAACGCTGCGCTAAGACGGAGGACAG CGTTGGGGAAAACAAGCCGACAGAGGGCCTCACATCTCCTCAAATGTCACTGAACAATCCTCAGAACACCCAGCCTGCTGATGCTCCTCCAG CCTTCTCCCACTCCCCAGTTCCACTGAGGGACAGACAGCGTCAGAGGAACAGTGAGCGTCAGCGGGCCCATAGCATGTCCTCTCTAGCAGCCTCAGTTGGTCTTCCTTGCCCTCTCTCCTCTGCATGTGGTTCTCAGGACAGAGGTGGCATTGAGTGGCAGTCCAGTCAGGGTTTAAGTCAAGCCGACCTGGACAACATCACTTTCCCAGCAAGCCCCCGCAGCATCTTAGCTGAAAATGCTGGCAGCACGAAAGGTGGCGCTGTCAGCCTTGATGGCCACCTTGACTcgtttgtggtggaaaaaccaACGAGGCACAGTTTGAGTGATGCTTGTGTTTTAGAAGACATTACAAAGGAGGCTCACAGAGAGAGGTTATTTAGTTTAGAGCGAAGAGGAGGGCCttgtgaagaaaacaaacaagtctCTTCAGTGACGACATCCACACGAGACAAGGAGCACAATGAGAATATCGAGTTGCGTCCATTAGCAACATCTACAGGACTATTTAGGGATGACTTGGATGAGGTATTTCTGCTGAATCCTCCATCTACATCACCTTCTCTATCGATCAAAGAGACAAATATCAACGAAGACTTCCCTCTGCCACCCCAACCTCTCCTTGAGTTGGACCAGAAAAACTCTGCACAGATTGCAGGAAG CCTATCAAGCCTCCTGCCATCCTCAAAGCCACGATCCTCCACCCTCACATCCACGACTTCTAGCCTGGAGAGCCCACAGTTTGACAACACACTTAACCTTGAGTACCAGCCCCTGCTCAGGAGAGAGAAGACAATGGAAGAGATGCAAGTGGAGATGCTGGCAAAGCAGCTG GTAATGCAGGATCGCTCTCTGACAACCATCCTAGGAACATGGCAGGGTAAATCACCTGTTGAGCTTGTGGAGGAAATCTTTCAAAACAGCAGACTCGGTGCTAAAGTGCCATGGCATGCCATAGGTAGCCCATTAAATGACAG GGTAGAGGATGGTGTCAAAACGGAAGTCAATTGCAGGACTGaaatggaggaggagaaagaccTCAACAGCAGGAAG GCGGAGCTGTGCGAGGCTCTGAGGTCCAGTCTGGTGGTTATGCACCAAGAGAAGGAAGCGTTGTGCGAGGAGATGAGGTGTCACCAGGCACTCGGGACTAGCATTGACTCTCTGGTTTATAAACTATGCAAAATAAATGAGAGGGACAAGTACAGCATGTTCATAG GAGATCTTGAGAAAATTGTGAACTTGCTGCTGTCACTGTGTAACCGGCTGTCAAGGGTTGACAAATCTTTGATCGCTTTGCAACAAGAAGAGCTCCAAAAGAAGGACGCTTCACAGGAGCGG GACTCCCTCAATCATAAGCGTTCTCAGCTCCTCAGTCAAACAGAGGATGCCTGCGAACTGAAGGAAAACCTGGACCGGCGTCAGCGCGTTGTTCAGGCCATCTTGCGAGGCTACCTCACTGAACCCCAGCTCCAAGACTACCGCCAATTTGTCAGCACCAAACCCTCCCTGCTCATTCGCCAACGGGACCTCGATGACCTCATACGTCAGCGCGAGGAGCAGCTCACGAGGCTGGCAGAGACCCTCCCGCCCGAGCTGGCGGCGGCTCAAGATTGGTTGAGAGGATCTTTGCGTTTGTCATCGAGCCCAATCTCTTGCTCCTCCCCCTTCCCAcagctgctttcctcctctctgATTCCTGGCCACGCCCACACAGCCAGGTCCACCACAGTGACGTCACTGTGA
- the shroom3 gene encoding protein Shroom3 isoform X3, with translation MSGSFPGMDDGRAGLQKVAGGGRGGGWTLVEAQLQGGAPWGFTLQGGLEHGEPLVISKVEEGGKADSLECPLQVGDEIIIINDIELTGYRQEAIALVKGSYKTLQITVRREFDAGYGEEFGSPPPSYLPPFSAPSPPPLSCTSPQPHQQQQKQTTRRCRPCSTGGVQLRIKNRRSEPVSRPHSWHSTKVGEGQQESDQEGMDTMSSAWHHNYHASSASTTDLSGGFESDGGYLRKSPDQYSSRGSMESLDPPQSAHFQHHHTLGHHSHSGPHHAYSSCQQLSSSRSSNSIDHLNSKRDSAYSSFSTSSSIPEYLASAPTFSPERSYSLEAVPQREGSGGMQQADMRYIRTVYSAQQGLSQEQELSSPSALSSRNGDSRSGEGVKGAQSRDPPGGVCYRGSSSGGNSNSALAANRHSVGPIWAPGTSQSSYENLKGAPAPPRRSDSYAAIKNHERPNSWSSVEQPRAINRSLQKGSYHHSSGPVASSSAKGSCITEGQLHTVIEKSPESSPTTKPRQGFPPPGSPSGPSTNLSSPVPPSGCLILPTGMYPVPQPEPQYAQIPSSSPMSLSLGLYPALANNSNRQQQQGLQNSRGQEEEATEQWRDVKVTSVEKGHQMNISSPYPNSLVPIVATMPCRTHESDRNQQEDKNCRHNRPFPTEGRSETQAGASMFHRQQGPQSHSPHHLHLHSNQGAYNQMLQEQDFRSLQIPSTPAHGPTGQPEGLIRRSMDQSNVHPEAMSYSRVAQGQVLPSHSLVHPQHSPSSSSSSTSSSTLASLRHHSDSAALHYHHLEQKEHNRDKEHPLTRLENALVEVQRCTSPNTDVSPSSHDNNTVGEGIQGPTRSLSVLERVSRFEHCDRAGKQRSYSINHGQHKNALSRVTDNAHGSACGAEDLRSMLERSTSKAHRTMSYRGGSINYKKDRTAPDPSSALERSLSSLQLDGSREENERKTSRKPDVQEILQETSFHRSYRNSLKDAQSKVLRSTSLRHNFSPVRPSRVASSSNSSSPHQPLPSLGNHPTSEKKGPKTMPKPMSIVISVPATSPHTPKERHVVSPEIRGPSPPALPSVPPVGPPTLLRICGRRRLTADQKKRSYSEPDSMNEIGISDPETSGLFKLGGETSVADRRKMFELGFANNAISRPDLRQLQQVAVAQYVQRKRSEKKDEGRERSGPRRLSAYLQSEKNYHSDSLSLSSTSSLLSVQDSGLDRSLYSNERRHYSSPGPDMQSIQSNLYSPGRVTTPRPPLHLPSRENSPPERHTTSTHHPSNYIQESVSNKGSPIPPKDSQEPQQNWVAPKQTSGSLAMVGSILGSGKSASVEELLERSEERLPNHARSRSSPTLERLNKVSLSDQVKMFDAYVSDPERCAKTEDSVGENKPTEGLTSPQMSLNNPQNTQPADAPPAFSHSPVPLRDRQRQRNSERQRAHSMSSLAASVGLPCPLSSACGSQDRGGIEWQSSQGLSQADLDNITFPASPRSILAENAGSTKGGAVSLDGHLDSFVVEKPTRHSLSDACVLEDITKEAHRERLFSLERRGGPCEENKQVSSVTTSTRDKEHNENIELRPLATSTGLFRDDLDEVFLLNPPSTSPSLSIKETNINEDFPLPPQPLLELDQKNSAQIAGSLSSLLPSSKPRSSTLTSTTSSLESPQFDNTLNLEYQPLLRREKTMEEMQVEMLAKQLVMQDRSLTTILGTWQGKSPVELVEEIFQNSRLGAKVPWHAIGSPLNDRVEDGVKTEVNCRTEMEEEKDLNSRKAELCEALRSSLVVMHQEKEALCEEMRCHQALGTSIDSLVYKLCKINERDKYSMFIGDLEKIVNLLLSLCNRLSRVDKSLIALQQEELQKKDASQERDSLNHKRSQLLSQTEDACELKENLDRRQRVVQAILRGYLTEPQLQDYRQFVSTKPSLLIRQRDLDDLIRQREEQLTRLAETLPPELAAAQDWLRGSLRLSSSPISCSSPFPQLLSSSLIPGHAHTARSTTVTSL, from the exons ACGCAGTGAGCCGGTATCTCGTCCTCACTCGTGGCATTCAACAAAAGTGGGTGAAGGTCAGCAGGAGTCAGATCAGGAAGGGATGGACACCATGAGCAGTGCCTGGCATCACAATTACCATGCAAG CAGTGCCTCCACCACTGACCTCTCAGGCGGGTTTGAGTCGGATGGCGGCTACTTGAGGAAGAGTCCTGACCAGTACAGCTCAAGAGGCAGCATGGAGAGCCTGGATCCTCCTCAGTCTGCGCACTTCCAGCATCACCACACACTGGGCCATCACTCCCACAGTGGGCCTCACCATGCCTATTCCTCCTGCCAACAGCTATCCTCTTCCAG GTCCTCCAACAGCATTGACCACCTCAACAGCAAGCGAGACTCTGCATACTCCTCCTTCTCCACCAGCTCCAGCATCCCAGAGTACCTTGCTTCTGCTCCGACATTCAGTCCCGAGCGCTCCTATTCACTGGAGGCTGTGCCCCAAAGAGAAGGAAGTGGTGGAATGCAACAAGCTGACATGCGTTACATCCGGACAGTTTACAGTGCCCAGCAGGGGCTCTCTCAGGAGCAGGAATTGAGCTCTCCGTCAGCTTTATCATCACGTAACGGTGATTCTAGAAGTGGAGAAGGAGTGAAAGGAGCGCAAAGCAGAGATCCACCAG GTGGAGTCTGTTACCGTGGCAGCAGCAGCGGAGGTAATAGCAATAGTGCGCTGGCTGCAAACAGGCACAGTGTTGGTCCTATTTGGGCTCCTGGAACCAGTCAGAGCTCTTATGAGAACCTGAAGGGGGCACCTGCTCCACCGCGACGCAGCGACAGCTATGCAGCCATCAAAAACCATGAGAGGCCCAACTCTTGGTCCAGTGTGGAGCAGCCCCGGGCAATTAACAG ATCTCTGCAGAAGGGTTCCTATCATCACTCCAGTGGACCAGTTGCCTCAAGTTCAG CTAAAGGCTCATGCATCACTGAGGGACAGCTCCACACGGTCATAGAAAAGAGTCCAGAGAGCAGCCCCACCACAAAACCCCGACAGGGTTTTCCCCCACCTGGTTCGCCTTCTGGACCTTCCACAAACCTCTCAAGCCCAGTTCCCCCGTCAGGCTGCCTGATTCTGCCCACAGGAATGTACCCTGTACCCCAACCGGAGCCCCAGTATGCACAGATACCCAGTTCAAGTCCCATGTCACTCTCCTTGGGACTCTATCCTGCACTGGCTAACAACAGCAACCGGCAGCAGCAGCAAGGCCTGCAGAATTCCAGAGGACAAGAGGAGGAAGCAACTGAGCAATGGAGAGATGTAAAAGTGACATCTGTCGAAAAAGGTCATCAAATGAACATTTCATCACCATACCCCAACTCACTTGTTCCAATAGTTGCCACAATGCCGTGCAGAACACATGAGTCAGACAG GAATCAACAAGAGGATAAGAATTGTAGACACAACAGACCCTTTCCTACTGAAGGGAGATCCGAGACGCAAGCAGGGGCCAGTATGTTTCACCGGCAACAGGGGCCTCAGTCTCACAGCCCCCATCACCTTCATTTGCATTCTAACCAAGGAGCCTACAACCAAATGTTACAAGAACAAGATTTTCGAAGTCTCCAAATCCCGTCAACTCCAGCTCATGGGCCAACGGGACAGCCTGAGGGCCTAATTAGAAG ATCAATGGACCAATCCAATGTTCATCCTGAGGCAATGTCATATTCTCGAGTTGCCCAGGGACAAGTGCTACCTTCTCATTCACTAGTTCACCCTCAGCACTCcccctcgtcgtcgtcctcctccacctcctcttccACTCTGGCCTCTCTCCGTCACCACAGTGACTCAGCAGCACTTCATTACCATCACTTGGAGCAGAAAGAGCACAACAGAGACAAAGAACACCCGCTGACCCGTCTAGAGAATGCCCTTGTAGAGGTGCAGCGTTGTACCAGCCCCAACACTGATGTCTCTCCCAGTAGTCATGACAACAATACAGTGGGTGAGGGCATCCAGGGACCCACCCGTAGTCTCTCAGTCCTAGAGAGGGTCAGTCGCTTTGAGCATTGTGACAGAGCAGGAAAGCAACGTAGTTACAGCATCAATCACGGTCAACACAAAAACGCTTTATCTAgg GTGACGGACAATGCCCATGGTTCCGCCTGTGGAGCAGAAGACCTCAGAAGCATGCTAGAAAGAAGCACCAGCAAAGCCCATAGAACTATGAGCTATAGAGGAGGCAGCATCAACTACAAGAAAGACAG gacTGCACCTGATCCTAGTTCAGCCCTGGAGAGAAGCCTCAGCAGCCTCCAGCTGGATGGATCcagggaagaaaatgaaagaaagaccTCTCGGAAACCAGATGTCCAGGAAATTTTGCAGGAAACGTCCTTCCACAG ATCTTACAGGAATTCATTGAAAGATGCACAGTCCAAGGTCCTACGTTCCACCTCCTTGAGACACAATTTCTCACCCGTTCGTCCCTCTCGTGTAGCTTCTTCTTCCAATTCCTCCTCACCACATCAGCCTTTGCCTTCCCTGGGCAACCACCCCACCTCGGAGAAGAAAGGCCCTAAAACAATGCCCAAACCAATGAGCATTGTTATCTCTGTCCCAGCCACATCCCCTCACACTCCAAAGGAGCGGCATGTAGTCAGCCCAGAGATACGAGGCCCAAGTCCCCCGGCTTTGCCCAGCGTCCCACCAGTTGGACCTCCTACTCTGTTGCGAATCTGCGGACGCAGACGTCTGACTGCAGACCAGAAGAAACGTTCCTATTCTGAGCCAGACAGCATGAATGAAATTGGGATTTCAGATCCGGAGACATCTGGTCTCTTCAAACTTGGAGGAG AGACCAGTGTGGCTGACCGTCGGAAGATGTTTGAACTTGGCTTTGCCAACAACGCCATATCAAGGCCTGATTTGCGCCAGCTTCAGCAAGTTGCTGTGGCTCAgtatgtgcagaggaagagaagtgaaaaaaaagatgagggaaGAGAAAGAAGTGGCCCTAGGCGTCTCAGCGCTTATCTACAGTCGGAAAAAAACTACCATTCAG ACAGCCTCAGCCTCTCCTCTACCTCCAGCCTGCTTTCTGTCCAAGACTCTGGGCTGGATCGCAGCCTTTACTCGAATGAGAGGCGTCACTACTCTTCTCCTGGACCTGACATGCAAAGTATTCAGTCTAACTTGTACTCCCCAGGCAGAGTGACCACTCCAAGGCCTCCGTTACACCTACCATCACG TGAGAATTCCCCACCAGAACGCCACACCACCAGCACCCACCACCCTTCTAATTACATTCAGGAGTCAGTCTCCAATAAAGGGAGTCCAATTCCACCAAAAGATTCACAAGAGCCTCAACAGAACTGGGTTGCGCCCAAGCAGACAAGCGGGTCTTTGGCAATGGTTGGGTCGATCCTGGGCTCCGGCAAATCCGCCTCCGTTGAAGAGCTTTTGGAGCGATCAGAGGAAAGGCTTCCAAACCACGCCCGCTCTCGGTCTTCCCCTACTCTGGAGAGACTGAATAAG gTCTCGCTATCAGATCAGGTGAAGATGTTTGATGCCTACGTGTCTGATCCTGAACGCTGCGCTAAGACGGAGGACAG CGTTGGGGAAAACAAGCCGACAGAGGGCCTCACATCTCCTCAAATGTCACTGAACAATCCTCAGAACACCCAGCCTGCTGATGCTCCTCCAG CCTTCTCCCACTCCCCAGTTCCACTGAGGGACAGACAGCGTCAGAGGAACAGTGAGCGTCAGCGGGCCCATAGCATGTCCTCTCTAGCAGCCTCAGTTGGTCTTCCTTGCCCTCTCTCCTCTGCATGTGGTTCTCAGGACAGAGGTGGCATTGAGTGGCAGTCCAGTCAGGGTTTAAGTCAAGCCGACCTGGACAACATCACTTTCCCAGCAAGCCCCCGCAGCATCTTAGCTGAAAATGCTGGCAGCACGAAAGGTGGCGCTGTCAGCCTTGATGGCCACCTTGACTcgtttgtggtggaaaaaccaACGAGGCACAGTTTGAGTGATGCTTGTGTTTTAGAAGACATTACAAAGGAGGCTCACAGAGAGAGGTTATTTAGTTTAGAGCGAAGAGGAGGGCCttgtgaagaaaacaaacaagtctCTTCAGTGACGACATCCACACGAGACAAGGAGCACAATGAGAATATCGAGTTGCGTCCATTAGCAACATCTACAGGACTATTTAGGGATGACTTGGATGAGGTATTTCTGCTGAATCCTCCATCTACATCACCTTCTCTATCGATCAAAGAGACAAATATCAACGAAGACTTCCCTCTGCCACCCCAACCTCTCCTTGAGTTGGACCAGAAAAACTCTGCACAGATTGCAGGAAG CCTATCAAGCCTCCTGCCATCCTCAAAGCCACGATCCTCCACCCTCACATCCACGACTTCTAGCCTGGAGAGCCCACAGTTTGACAACACACTTAACCTTGAGTACCAGCCCCTGCTCAGGAGAGAGAAGACAATGGAAGAGATGCAAGTGGAGATGCTGGCAAAGCAGCTG GTAATGCAGGATCGCTCTCTGACAACCATCCTAGGAACATGGCAGGGTAAATCACCTGTTGAGCTTGTGGAGGAAATCTTTCAAAACAGCAGACTCGGTGCTAAAGTGCCATGGCATGCCATAGGTAGCCCATTAAATGACAG GGTAGAGGATGGTGTCAAAACGGAAGTCAATTGCAGGACTGaaatggaggaggagaaagaccTCAACAGCAGGAAG GCGGAGCTGTGCGAGGCTCTGAGGTCCAGTCTGGTGGTTATGCACCAAGAGAAGGAAGCGTTGTGCGAGGAGATGAGGTGTCACCAGGCACTCGGGACTAGCATTGACTCTCTGGTTTATAAACTATGCAAAATAAATGAGAGGGACAAGTACAGCATGTTCATAG GAGATCTTGAGAAAATTGTGAACTTGCTGCTGTCACTGTGTAACCGGCTGTCAAGGGTTGACAAATCTTTGATCGCTTTGCAACAAGAAGAGCTCCAAAAGAAGGACGCTTCACAGGAGCGG GACTCCCTCAATCATAAGCGTTCTCAGCTCCTCAGTCAAACAGAGGATGCCTGCGAACTGAAGGAAAACCTGGACCGGCGTCAGCGCGTTGTTCAGGCCATCTTGCGAGGCTACCTCACTGAACCCCAGCTCCAAGACTACCGCCAATTTGTCAGCACCAAACCCTCCCTGCTCATTCGCCAACGGGACCTCGATGACCTCATACGTCAGCGCGAGGAGCAGCTCACGAGGCTGGCAGAGACCCTCCCGCCCGAGCTGGCGGCGGCTCAAGATTGGTTGAGAGGATCTTTGCGTTTGTCATCGAGCCCAATCTCTTGCTCCTCCCCCTTCCCAcagctgctttcctcctctctgATTCCTGGCCACGCCCACACAGCCAGGTCCACCACAGTGACGTCACTGTGA